One region of Bacterioplanoides sp. SCSIO 12839 genomic DNA includes:
- a CDS encoding TRAP transporter large permease subunit, whose translation MIGIVMFFVALLMLLFGFPVAFTFGGVALIFGLIAEGPDMFAFMPFRIQSIMENVVLMAVPLFIFMGIVLQKTRLAEQLLESMGKLFGGVRGGLAISTVLVGALLAASTGVVGASVVAMGLISLPVMMKYNYDKSLACGTICASGTLGQIIPPSIVLIILGDVLGIPVGDLFQAAVGPGMMLVGIYIAYILIYSWIKPEVAPAMPMDEDAGNKREEYMRAIKAIIPPLALILIVLGSIFAGIATPTESSALGGIGAIILSVVYGQFSFKMLYESAQETVKISSMVFAILLGATAFSMAFSYTGGDYIVEEILSGLPGGQMGFLILSMVAILILGFFIDFVEISFIIVPILAPAAIALDIAPVWFAILIAMNLQTSFLTPPFGFSLFYLKGVAPDGVRTTDIYRGVMPFIMIQVAVVISILLFPEFYGLTDY comes from the coding sequence ATGATCGGTATTGTCATGTTTTTTGTTGCCCTGCTGATGCTGTTATTCGGCTTCCCAGTGGCATTTACCTTTGGCGGCGTCGCCTTGATTTTCGGTTTGATCGCCGAAGGTCCTGATATGTTTGCATTTATGCCCTTCCGCATTCAGAGCATTATGGAAAATGTGGTGCTGATGGCAGTGCCTCTGTTTATTTTCATGGGCATCGTATTACAGAAAACCCGATTAGCAGAACAGTTACTGGAATCCATGGGTAAGCTGTTTGGTGGCGTTCGTGGCGGTCTGGCAATTTCTACCGTTCTTGTGGGTGCTCTGTTAGCCGCATCAACCGGCGTTGTTGGCGCTTCTGTTGTGGCAATGGGCCTGATTTCACTGCCGGTAATGATGAAATACAATTACGACAAATCGTTAGCTTGCGGCACAATTTGCGCGTCAGGCACCTTAGGACAAATTATCCCACCTTCTATCGTACTGATCATTCTGGGTGACGTACTGGGTATCCCTGTGGGCGATTTATTCCAGGCGGCCGTCGGCCCGGGCATGATGCTGGTTGGTATTTATATCGCCTACATCCTGATTTATTCCTGGATCAAACCTGAGGTTGCTCCGGCAATGCCAATGGATGAAGATGCAGGCAATAAACGTGAAGAATACATGCGTGCAATCAAAGCGATTATCCCACCACTGGCGCTGATTCTGATTGTATTAGGTTCTATTTTTGCGGGCATTGCCACACCAACAGAATCCTCTGCACTGGGCGGTATCGGAGCCATTATCCTGTCGGTTGTTTACGGCCAGTTCAGTTTCAAAATGCTGTATGAATCCGCTCAGGAAACCGTCAAAATTTCTTCCATGGTTTTCGCTATTCTGTTGGGCGCAACGGCATTTTCTATGGCCTTCAGCTACACTGGTGGTGATTACATCGTTGAAGAAATTTTATCCGGCTTGCCGGGTGGCCAGATGGGTTTCCTGATTCTGTCGATGGTTGCCATTCTGATTCTGGGCTTCTTTATCGATTTTGTGGAAATCAGCTTTATTATTGTTCCGATTTTGGCACCTGCAGCGATTGCGCTGGATATTGCCCCGGTTTGGTTTGCCATTCTGATCGCGATGAACTTACAGACATCGTTCCTGACGCCACCGTTTGGCTTCAGCCTGTTCTACCTCAAAGGGGTAGCACCGGACGGCGTCAGAACAACCGATATTTATCGCGGTGTGATGCCATTTATCATGATCCAGGTGGCTGTTGTAATCTCCATTCTGCTGTTCCCGGAGTTTTACGGCCTGACCGATTATTAA
- a CDS encoding TRAP transporter small permease subunit: MLYQAERFINRFSELLGTISAILFLLMLVNVFIDVVMRYALNDVSIGMQEMEWHLFAAMFMLGVPYTLKVGGHVRVDLIYEGRSDRTKSLIDILGGFILLLPFCLLVAYYGVDFAKEAYALGETSGDPGGLPHRWIIKAVIPFAFFATAIAGVGLILQSIRVALHPEQAKHINPHEPEL; encoded by the coding sequence ATGCTTTATCAGGCCGAGCGTTTTATAAACCGCTTTTCTGAATTACTCGGAACAATTTCTGCCATCTTGTTCCTGTTGATGCTGGTGAATGTCTTTATTGATGTTGTCATGCGTTACGCCCTGAATGATGTTTCCATCGGCATGCAGGAAATGGAATGGCATCTGTTTGCCGCCATGTTCATGTTAGGCGTCCCATACACCTTAAAAGTTGGTGGCCATGTTCGTGTCGATTTAATTTATGAAGGTCGTAGCGATCGCACCAAATCCCTGATCGATATTCTGGGTGGCTTTATTTTATTACTGCCCTTCTGCTTACTGGTCGCGTATTACGGCGTCGATTTCGCCAAAGAAGCTTACGCGCTGGGTGAGACCTCGGGAGACCCTGGTGGTTTACCTCACCGCTGGATCATTAAAGCGGTTATTCCTTTTGCATTTTTCGCCACGGCCATTGCCGGTGTTGGCTTAATTTTGCAAAGCATTCGAGTGGCGCTGCACCCGGAGCAGGCTAAACACATCAACCCACACGAGCCAGAATTATGA